The Candidatus Omnitrophota bacterium genome has a segment encoding these proteins:
- a CDS encoding MGMT family protein, with protein MKRRRVTSSAILKDSSLSVFERRVYEAVSGIPRGEVRSYAWVARMAGSPKACRAVGNALNKNRYTDIIPCHRVIKSDGSIGGYARGTSAKRRMLKSEGVDGL; from the coding sequence ATGAAAAGACGGCGCGTAACATCGTCGGCTATTTTAAAAGATAGTTCCCTGAGCGTCTTCGAAAGGCGGGTATATGAAGCGGTCAGCGGCATACCGCGCGGGGAGGTCCGTTCTTACGCGTGGGTCGCGCGGATGGCCGGGAGCCCGAAGGCATGCCGCGCAGTTGGCAATGCCCTGAATAAGAATAGATACACGGATATCATACCCTGCCACCGTGTCATAAAGTCGGACGGATCCATAGGAGGATACGCGCGCGGCACATCAGCGAAGAGGAGGATGCTGAAGTCCGAAGGCGTTGACGGGTTGTGA
- the murJ gene encoding murein biosynthesis integral membrane protein MurJ, which translates to MSKRGLVRSTGVIGIATAISRVLGFIRDIVIANFFGTSLAAQAFVVAFRIPNSLRDLVGEGATNSAIVPVLTEYRTQRGEEEFLRISRILFNIMSVVLIAITAAGVLASPLIVRLIAPGFMREPEALELTITLNRVIFPYLVLIGLTAYAMGVLNTLKHFWSPAFGPSVMNMAMIASALWLCPRIGVFGLVIGVLAGGALQLALNIPSMLKYGMTVNFRDGFSHPAVKKIGILLVPRVMGSAVYQINIFVDTIVASLAWIVGTGGVAALYYANRLVQFPLAIFGLAMAQAALPRMSQEFALGDIDRMKETLSFSLRSVFFIMIPASFGLAILGTPIIRILFERGEFTSYSTAITQDALFFYSFGLCAYGGVKLLVSCFYSMHDTMTPVKTAFASVILNVILNLILMWPLKLGGVALATSISATFNFLCLYIILKRRIGALGTRAITDSFVRVLASSVAMGMALVIILRSSHAVDARTLFAAIFLGTGVFFLASFLFGVKELKGFLGWISKRR; encoded by the coding sequence CAGGGACATAGTCATAGCCAATTTTTTCGGGACGAGCCTGGCGGCACAGGCGTTCGTCGTGGCGTTCAGGATCCCGAACAGCCTAAGGGACCTTGTCGGCGAAGGCGCCACCAACTCTGCCATAGTCCCGGTGCTGACGGAATACCGCACGCAAAGGGGAGAAGAGGAGTTCCTGCGCATATCCCGCATCCTCTTCAATATAATGAGCGTAGTGCTTATAGCCATCACCGCAGCCGGTGTCCTGGCCTCTCCTCTGATAGTGCGCCTCATAGCGCCCGGATTTATGAGGGAACCGGAGGCGCTGGAGCTGACGATAACCCTCAATAGGGTCATATTTCCCTACCTGGTCCTCATAGGGTTGACCGCGTACGCGATGGGGGTACTCAATACCCTGAAGCACTTCTGGAGCCCGGCGTTCGGGCCGTCCGTTATGAATATGGCCATGATCGCCTCGGCTCTATGGCTCTGCCCAAGGATAGGCGTATTCGGTCTCGTCATAGGCGTCCTGGCAGGAGGGGCCCTGCAGCTCGCCCTGAATATACCTTCCATGCTTAAATACGGGATGACCGTCAATTTCAGGGACGGGTTCAGCCACCCGGCGGTGAAGAAGATAGGTATATTGCTGGTTCCCCGCGTCATGGGGTCGGCAGTCTATCAGATAAATATCTTTGTAGATACGATAGTGGCCTCGCTTGCCTGGATAGTGGGCACAGGCGGAGTGGCCGCTCTATACTACGCTAACCGGTTGGTGCAGTTCCCTCTTGCGATATTCGGCCTCGCCATGGCGCAGGCGGCCCTGCCCAGGATGAGCCAGGAGTTCGCCCTCGGCGATATCGACAGGATGAAAGAGACGCTTTCGTTCTCGCTCCGGAGCGTCTTCTTCATCATGATACCGGCAAGTTTCGGCCTGGCCATACTGGGGACGCCTATCATAAGGATCCTTTTTGAAAGGGGGGAGTTCACCTCATACTCTACCGCCATCACACAGGATGCCCTCTTCTTCTATTCTTTCGGCCTCTGCGCATACGGCGGCGTAAAGCTGCTCGTCTCCTGCTTCTATTCGATGCACGATACGATGACCCCGGTGAAGACGGCGTTCGCCTCCGTCATCCTGAACGTCATCCTTAACCTGATACTCATGTGGCCCCTGAAATTGGGCGGGGTGGCCCTTGCGACCTCCATATCGGCCACATTCAATTTCCTGTGCCTCTATATCATCCTGAAGAGGCGGATAGGCGCGCTGGGCACCCGGGCCATAACCGATTCTTTCGTCAGGGTGCTGGCCTCCAGCGTCGCGATGGGGATGGCGCTTGTGATCATACTGAGGTCTTCCCATGCCGTTGATGCCAGGACGCTTTTCGCCGCCATATTTCTAGGTACAGGCGTCTTCTTCCTGGCCTCATTCCTCTTCGGCGTAAAAGAGTTGAAGGGCTTTCTCGGATGGATATCAAAGAGAAGATAA
- the prfB gene encoding peptide chain release factor 2 (programmed frameshift), translating to MIEKLGEDMKAAEEKLEDLRRYLDVGQKVERIKALEAEISKADFWKDQERSKTIIRELKGLKAVVEPFSRIEAGLKDIKDIVGIAEAGDTESLGHFNADLARLKKELDGLEFKSLLGGESDSNNAILSINAGAGGTESCDWAAMLLRMYTLWAEGRGYVISRLDQLVGEEAGIKSVTVLVSGDYAYGYLKSESGVHRLVRISPFDSNKRRHTSFASVDVIPEIADDIKVDIKEADLKIDTYRAGGKGGQHVNKTDSAVRITHVPTGIIVQCQNERSQFKNKTMALKLLASKLYEVEHSRKTKELEKAYDAKKEIAWGSQIRSYVLHPYSMVKDHRTDYETGNASAVLEGKLDELIEAYLKRAQGPKPAAQSPRPKAQS from the exons ATGATAGAGAAACTGGGTGAAGATATGAAAGCGGCCGAGGAGAAACTGGAAGACCTCCGGAGGTATCTT GATGTCGGCCAAAAGGTCGAAAGGATAAAGGCGCTCGAGGCCGAGATATCGAAGGCCGACTTCTGGAAGGACCAGGAGCGCTCAAAGACGATAATAAGAGAGCTCAAGGGCCTCAAGGCGGTGGTCGAGCCGTTCAGCAGGATAGAGGCCGGCCTGAAGGACATAAAGGATATCGTAGGCATAGCCGAAGCCGGGGACACCGAATCGCTCGGCCATTTCAATGCCGACCTGGCAAGATTAAAAAAGGAACTGGACGGCCTAGAATTCAAGAGCCTGCTGGGCGGGGAGAGCGACAGCAATAACGCCATCCTCAGCATCAACGCCGGCGCCGGCGGCACCGAATCATGCGATTGGGCCGCCATGCTCCTCAGGATGTACACGCTCTGGGCCGAGGGCAGGGGGTACGTGATCAGCCGGCTCGACCAGCTGGTCGGTGAAGAGGCGGGGATAAAGAGCGTCACGGTCCTGGTGAGCGGCGATTACGCGTACGGTTATCTGAAGTCGGAATCAGGTGTCCACCGCCTGGTAAGGATCTCGCCTTTCGATTCCAATAAACGCCGCCATACTTCATTTGCCTCGGTCGATGTCATACCCGAGATCGCGGACGATATAAAAGTGGATATAAAAGAGGCGGACCTTAAGATAGATACCTATCGCGCGGGAGGGAAGGGCGGACAGCACGTAAATAAGACAGATTCGGCGGTGCGGATCACGCACGTGCCCACAGGGATAATAGTGCAGTGCCAGAACGAGCGTTCCCAGTTCAAGAATAAGACGATGGCTCTGAAGCTCCTGGCGTCAAAACTCTATGAAGTGGAGCATTCCAGGAAGACGAAAGAATTGGAGAAGGCATATGACGCGAAGAAAGAGATCGCGTGGGGAAGCCAGATACGGTCGTATGTCCTGCACCCGTATTCCATGGTGAAAGACCACAGGACCGACTATGAGACGGGGAACGCCTCGGCGGTGCTCGAGGGCAAGCTCGACGAGCTTATAGAGGCGTATCTGAAAAGGGCCCAGGGCCCAAAGCCCGCGGCCCAAAGCCCACGGCCCAAAGCTCAAAGTTAA
- a CDS encoding excinuclease ABC subunit UvrC: protein MDIKEKIKDLPASPGVYLMKDEAGAVLYVGKALNLRKRASSYFYQNRRLAGRIEALVEKIRDIAYIPTATEAEALIYENGLIKQLSPRYNVALKDGKSYPMLKLTVNEKFPRLLITRQRKDDGALYYGPYTDATLLREAVSILRRLFPLRTCRAMPKRVCLNYHLKQCPGPCAGKVEEADYKDVVRELELFLDGKSSELVAFISAKMAKASGSQDFEKAARLRDRIEALSTFRENGVSYTTRDELDELGRVIGMDKRIEVIEAFDVSNTMGREAVGSMISFYKGRPRKSEYRHFRIKTVSGVDDYSMMRELVRRRYRRMLEEKRSLPDLVVIDGGKGHLGVATDELGRMGLGGLAVIGIAKEFERIYTPDKKDPIVLPKESKAMHLVQRIRDEAHRFAIAYHKKLLSKKVESSELDRIKGVGPKRRRSLLNRFGSVDKIREAGLDELKAEGGIDEKTARNIVGYFKR from the coding sequence ATGGATATCAAAGAGAAGATAAAAGATCTCCCGGCGTCTCCCGGCGTCTACCTGATGAAGGATGAGGCCGGGGCCGTCCTCTATGTGGGCAAGGCGCTTAACCTGCGCAAGCGCGCATCGAGCTACTTCTATCAGAACCGGCGGCTCGCCGGCCGGATCGAAGCGCTTGTGGAAAAAATCAGGGATATAGCTTATATACCCACCGCTACGGAGGCGGAGGCGCTGATATATGAGAATGGGCTCATAAAGCAGCTCTCTCCCAGATATAATGTCGCGCTCAAGGACGGGAAGAGCTATCCCATGCTGAAGCTGACCGTGAACGAGAAGTTCCCGCGCCTGCTGATAACGCGCCAGAGGAAAGATGACGGGGCCCTTTATTACGGGCCTTATACGGACGCCACGCTCCTGAGAGAGGCCGTCTCGATCCTGCGCAGGCTATTTCCGTTACGGACCTGCCGGGCTATGCCTAAAAGGGTATGCCTGAACTACCATTTAAAACAGTGCCCGGGCCCGTGCGCCGGCAAGGTAGAAGAGGCTGACTACAAAGATGTGGTGCGTGAGCTCGAACTATTCCTGGACGGGAAGAGTTCGGAACTGGTGGCCTTCATTTCGGCAAAGATGGCGAAGGCCTCCGGATCACAGGACTTTGAGAAGGCGGCGCGCCTGAGGGACAGGATAGAGGCGCTAAGCACTTTCAGGGAGAATGGCGTAAGTTACACCACGCGCGATGAGCTTGATGAGCTCGGCAGGGTCATAGGGATGGATAAGAGGATAGAGGTGATAGAGGCGTTCGACGTATCCAATACGATGGGCCGGGAGGCCGTCGGCTCGATGATATCTTTTTATAAGGGGAGGCCCAGGAAGAGCGAGTACCGGCACTTCAGGATAAAGACCGTCTCCGGTGTTGACGATTACAGCATGATGAGGGAGCTGGTGCGGCGCAGGTACAGACGTATGCTGGAGGAGAAAAGAAGCCTGCCCGACCTTGTCGTGATAGACGGGGGAAAGGGCCACCTCGGCGTCGCAACGGATGAGCTCGGCAGGATGGGCCTGGGCGGACTTGCCGTTATAGGGATAGCGAAAGAGTTCGAGCGCATCTACACGCCCGATAAGAAAGATCCTATAGTGCTGCCGAAGGAGTCAAAGGCCATGCACCTGGTGCAGAGGATACGTGACGAGGCGCACAGGTTCGCCATAGCTTACCATAAGAAGCTGCTGTCGAAAAAAGTCGAAAGTTCGGAGCTGGACCGGATAAAGGGGGTCGGGCCCAAGCGCAGGCGCTCCCTGCTCAACCGGTTCGGTTCGGTCGATAAGATACGGGAGGCCGGGCTCGATGAGCTTAAGGCCGAAGGAGGGATAGATGAAAAGACGGCGCGTAACATCGTCGGCTATTTTAAAAGATAG